The following coding sequences lie in one Melopsittacus undulatus isolate bMelUnd1 chromosome 9, bMelUnd1.mat.Z, whole genome shotgun sequence genomic window:
- the ALPK3 gene encoding alpha-protein kinase 3, whose amino-acid sequence MGSPRRALGGLHGRVADTIEGAEEAESAAWASRPDRRSYLLGIRPQNSLSSSRFSPSSLGRSTFCAIISQLTEETQPLFETTIKSRSVSEDSDAKFTCIVTGYPQPEVTWYKDDEEMDRYCGLPKYQIFRHGNRHTLQLYKCQEEDAGIYQASARNNKGIVSCSGVLEVGTMTEFKIHQKWFAKIKRKAEEKLREIEQGKKRGKENVEVERLQGMSPDRLQRKRRLVRDMNHQSGASLWEKEDAAKVHVADSQSRLHKDIAEPNEKPVKAMTGFPNKLSTPLKTEVTANGDASFESVEENGNSFLTYIYETVEDLTTKPVVKDSAAKKKKKVEASPAAKQEVSKREESGRNRANPSLNPRFAPPVPVRKNTHLRGTNDQEVESSLKIKEPGKAVSQDAKINGDMHFSLKEMYFDKQVEPAAGKEEAGAKEEAVSKAALQPVAIIRQPEDAPSSSKVAEAGPVLSDTQRGRHQAQMAEGNKAVSPEVAAAMGQSACDLNRPVSAPTVEAGQQASKLEELRKEIPFCQETRGSGKRTNPRLRPQEPPKPPAPSPDNVQPRKEQPASRKQTEEHSHALEGREIQSALLNQEYKSQGEEKPLLKKLSPPEHKENTPLEQITCQTAVKDGKSKEAGVELSGSHHSAKAEGRGAAEPSPGAVHPEAEGTPLGHLETKRPAPDSVQPATEEPLPAPAAGTSVAQEALLAVPSAPGMKVIAGEVQSGAQLLPAVSRETEIRKADGSAPQEKFSASMVGEDSAKSVPMRPQRKERQELTATGPHQELAAPSGTFDGGAEVQPQVPLVLPSPETQQEMSLEEKMQHKNLVSSLKNYLLLLLKMSDSSKDAMKEDTDPGDKEQPDAEELMLPEIGIAGLSPRTSRRVLEKVQNNQLFQTAENLPLTPRTSRRITGMINEEFITSKEMLACRPVPPKRRTRVAAEGEGLPQLSVPSIVVGSIPAPGVGQPPSEISDLPAASPEKESAGGPLAVLPCATPEELASGARRKIYLPKTKQVGQEEEATPESPGHMRSPNVSPRQSRKNTALLPSPALTLCSPAEQCSPTLMKKMATLEVPKLYEEPTGDSSSDHEVPEDAKPEAQPAEFKKANNPLKAPQVIRKIRAEQFSDASGNLKLWCQFFNILSDSKLMWYKDEIPVAEAQRSAGDESQAALAVVQASQKDCGVYRCVISNEYGTDSTDFLLSGEVLSGFILREEIEVGEEIEMTPMVFAKGLADAGYWGDKLFGRVVSEDLEVGASFLHKACRARAIYGLEPVFESGCTCVIKVHNFIVFGTKNENSLIEKNYDITIQECKIQNSSREYCKIFAAEARAVPGFGAVPEIIPLYLIYRPANNIPYATMEEDLGAPCEKYCVTERDGSLVARGTSEIVLKCCTFQHWVYQWTNGNILVTDMEGVGWKITNVRIATNLKGYQGMKESCFPSLLEQFTTAHQCNHYCSILGLKTLEPAKPKGSKSPSLGRKSAQSSPQLQKKGLASPQGTRKAAVSPKSSRRAAETGETPAASKPRSGESSRSGRPQ is encoded by the exons GTGCCAAGAAGAAGATGCAGGCATTTACCAGGCCTCAGCTAGAAATAACAAAGGCATTGTGTCCTGCTCTGGTGTGCTGGAAGTGGGAACCATGACGGAATTCAAAATTCATCAGAAGTGGTTTGCCAAGATtaagagaaaagctgaagaaaagctgCGAGAAATAGAACAGGGCAAGAAGcgagggaaagaaaatgtggagGTGGAGAGGCTGCAGGGAATGAGCCCCGATCGGCTCCAGAGAAAGCGGAGGCTGGTCAGGGATATGAACCACCAGTCAGGAGCCTCTCTGTGGGAGAAAGAGGATGCAGCAAAAGTTCATGTTGCCGATTCTCAGTCCAGATTACACAAGGATATTGCTGAACCAAATGAGAAGCCAGTGAAGGCAATGACGGGCTTTCCAAACAAACTGAGCACACCATTGAAAACAGAGGTGACCGCCAACGGAGATGCCTCTTTTGAAAGCGTGGAGGAGAATGGGAACAGCTTTCTTACATACATCTATGAGACAGTGGAGGACCTCACGACTAAGCCAGTGGTGAAAGACTCTgcagctaaaaagaaaaagaaagtggaggcttctccagcagcaaagcaggaagTTTCCAAGCGAGAAGAAAGTGGGCGAAACAGGGCCAACCCCTCTCTAAATCCAAGGTTTGCCCCTCCTGTCCCCGTACGCAAGAACACACATTTGAGGGGGACAAATGATCAAGAAGTGGAAAGCAGTCTAAAAATCAAAGAGCCTGGGAAAGCTGTGAGTCAGGATGCTAAAATCAATGGTGACATGCACTTCTCTTTGAAAGAGATGTATTTTGACAAGCAAGtggagccagcagcagggaaggaggaggcgGGAGCCAAGGAAGAGGCTGTGAGCAAGgctgccctgcagcctgtggcaATCATCAGACAGCCAGAGGATGCTCCATCGTCCTCAAAGGTGGCAGAGGCAGGACCTGTGCTGTCCGACACACAGAGAGGCCGGCACCAAGCACAGATGGCGGAGGGAAACAAAGCTGTCAGTCCAGAG gttGCAGCAGCCATGGGACAGTCTGCTTGTGATCTGAACCGTCCAGTGTCTGCTCCAACCGTAGAGGCTGGTCAGCAAGCCAGTAAATTAGAGGAGCTCAGGAAAGAGATACCTTTCTGCCAGGAGACCAGGGGATCAGGGAAAAGGACAAATCCTCGGCTGAGGCCACAGGAGCCACCAAAGCCACCAGCACCTTCCCCAGACAATGTGCAGCCCAGAAAGGAGCAACCTGCCTCTAGGAAACAGACAGAAGAACATTCCCATGCTCTTGAGGGCAGAGAGATCCAATCAGCATTGTTAAATCAAGAGTACAAAAGCCAAGGTGAGGAAAAGCCATTACTAAAGAAGCTGAGTCCTCCAGAGCACAAAGAAAACACTCCTCTTGAGCAAATCACATGTCAGACAGCAGTCAAGGATGGGAAGAGCAAAGAAGCAGGAGTGGAGCTATCTGGGAGCCATCACAGTGCAAAGGCAGAAGGGAGAGGTGCAGCAGAGCCATCTCCTGGGGCTGTGCACCCAGAGGCAGAAGGAACACCTTTAGGACATCTGGAGACTAAACGTCCAGCTCCTGATTCAGTTCAACCTGCCACAGAAGAGCCACTCCCCGCTCCTGCAGCGGGAACATCGGTGGCTCAGGAGGCACTGCTTGCAGTTCCCAGTGCCCCAGGGATGAAGGTCATAGCAGGAGAGGTGCAGTctggagcacagctgctgcctgctgtgagcagagaaacagaaatcagaaaggCAGATGGATCTGCCCCACAAGAGAAGTTTTCAGCCAGCATGGTAGGGGAGGATAGTGCCAAATCAGTGCCTATGAGAcctcagaggaaggaaagacaagaGCTAACAGCCACAGGTCCAcaccaggagctggcagcacctTCAGGCACTTTTGATGGAGGTGCTGAGGTTCAGCCACAAGTACCACTGGTCCTGCCGAGCCCCGAGACACAGCAGGAGATGTCTTTGGAGGAAAAGATGCAGCACAAAAACCTTGTTTCCTCCTTGAAGAactatctgctgctgcttttaaaaatgtcagatAGCAGTAAGGATGCCATGAAAGAAGACACTGACCCCGGTGACAAAGAGCAGCCTGATGCAGAGGAGCTCATGCTCCCAGAAATAGGCATTGCAGGCCTGAGCCCTCGCACCTCAAGGAGAGTTTTGGAAAAGGTACAAAACAATCAGCTCTTCCAAACAGCAGAGAATTTGCCTCTGACTCCCAGGACATCCAGGCGGATCACGGGCATGATTAACGAGGAATTCATTACCAGCAAGGAGATGCTGGCTTGCAGGCCTGTGCCACCAAAGAGACGTACTCGGGTTGCTGCCGAGGGAGAGGGGCTGCCCCAGCTCTCTGTGCCCTCCATTGTGGTGggcagcatcccagccccagGAGTGGGGCAGCCTCCTAGTGAGATTTCAGATTTGCCTGCAGCAAGCCCTGAAAAAGAGAGTGCTGGTGGCCCTCTGGCAGTTTTACCTTGTGCCACACCAGAGGAGCTGGCTTCTGGAGCCCGGCGCAAAATATACCTGCCAAAAACCAAGCAGGTTGGGCAGGAAGAGGAGGCAACCCCAGAGAGCCCAGGCCACATGAGAAGTCCAAATGTTTCACCACGACAATCCAGGAAGAACACGGCCCTGTTGCCATCGCCTGCCCTGACTCTGTGCtctcctgcagagcagtgctCGCCAACCCTCATGAAAAAGATGGCCACGTTGGAGGTTCCTAAGCTGTATGAGGAGCCCACAGGTGACAGCAGTAGTGACCATGAGGTCCCTGAAGATGCTAAGCCAGAAGCACAGCCAGCAGAGttcaagaaagcaaacaacccCTTAAAAG CTCCACAGGTGATTCGTAAAATCAGGGCAGAACAATTTTCTGATGCATCAGGAAACCTGAAACTTTGGTGCCAGTTCTTCAATATTTTGAGTGATTCTAAGCTGATGTGGTACAAGGATGAGATCCCTGTAGCAGAAGCACAAAGGAG CGCTGGTGATGAGAGCCAGGCAGCCTTGGCTGTTGTGCAGGCATCCCAGAAGGACTGCGGGGTCTACCGATGCGTGATCAGCAATGAGTATGGCACTGACTCCACTGATTTCCTCCTCAGCGGAGAAG TGCTGTCAGGATTTATCTTGCGGGAAGAGATCGAAG TTGGTGAGGAGATTGAGATGACGCCCATGGTGTTCGCGAAGGGTCTGGCTGATGCAGGCTACTGGGGAGATAAGCTCTTTGGGCGCGTGGTAAGCGAAGACTTGGAAGTGGGTGCCAGTTTCCTGCACAAAGCCTGCCGGGCAAGAGCTATCTACGGCCTGGAGCCCGTCTTTGAGTCTGGCTGCACCTGTGTAATCAAAGTGCACAATTTCATTGTCTTTGGGACCAAGAATGAGAACAGTCTGATAGAGAAGAACTACGATATCACCATCCAG GAATGTAAAATCCAGAACTCCAGCCGCGAGTACTGCAAGATCTTTGCTGCTGAGGCACGAGCTGTCCCTGGTTTTGGAGCAGTGCCCGA GATAATTCCTTTGTACCTGATATACCGACCTGCCAACAACATCCCTTATGCCACAATGGAGGAGGACCTGGGTGCACCCTGCGAGAAGTACTGTGTCACTGAGAGAGATGGCAGCTTGGTGGCACGAGGCACTTCAGAGATTGTGCTCAAATGCTGCACCTTCCAGCATTGGGTCTATCAGTGGACAAATGGAAACATCCTTGTGACTGACATGGAAG GAGTGGGCTGGAAGATCACCAATGTGCGGATTGCTACCAACCTGAAAGG GTACCAGGGGATGAAGGAAAGCTGCTTCCCCTCTCTGCTGGAGCAATTCACGACTGCTCACCAGTGTAACCATTACTGCAGCATCCTTGGCCTGAAGACGCTGGAGCCAGCCAAGCCTAAAGGCTCCAAGAGCCCCTCCTTGGGTAGGAAATCTGCACAGTCCAGTCCCCAGCTCCAGAAGAAGGGGCTGGCAAGTCCCCAGGGTACAcggaaggctgctgtgagccCAAAAAGTTCTCggagagcagcagaaacagggGAGACCCCAGCAGCCTCCAAACCCCGGTCAGGAGAGAGCAGCAGGTCTGGTCGCCCACAGTAG
- the LOC101880228 gene encoding sodium/nucleoside cotransporter 2, with product METQRDGGRAPATLPTSGHVLQAVSAKGCFSRRRKRSLVLMAQITWTMHTWLTPVVPWGLLRGTSAMEENQITLDNLGRGSDNPAFSSVGEDRLCEGYDGPCGETKEKRRGEWKGRFSSYCRKAVQPASKAKCFSKAYAKVLRRVILALLGIAYLCYFIAACWLSFQRALPLVVMTAVVVFFICWSLFKKHCGAKVLLLLSPIWKCFKKSWLWLKWLLWVALLGGLIIWLALDTARNPEQFISLAGFCFLVLFLFACSKHHSAVSWRAVSWGLGLEFIFGLLILRTTPGIQAFKWLGDQIQFFLGYTTAGSSFVFGNRLIEEVFAFQTLPIVVFFSCVMSILYYLGIMQWLIVKISWILQVSMGTTSTETLSVAGNIFVGQTEAPLLIRPYLADMTCSEIHAVMTGGFSTIAGSVMGAYISFGIDAASLIAASVMAAPCALAMSKLVYPEVEESKFKGKASIRLAKGEERNILEAASNGAAASVVLVANIAANLIAFLAVLEFINAALRWFGEMVDIEGLSFQVICSYVLMPVAFLMGADWADSPLVAELLGMKIFLNEFVAYQQLATYKKKRLSGLEEWDGSRKQWISERAENITTFALCGFANLSSIGIMLGGLASMVPQRKGDLASVVLRALLTGVCVSMLNACLAGLLHVPTEVGDCVTFLSTANFSSTSYAMYTCCKQLFASSVLDSGMLSFTGAWAGQPEGMRCLTQCCGHYNDTTCEGTT from the exons ATGGAGACACAGCGTGACGGGGGCCGGGCGCCGGCCACCCTGCCCACCTCCGGTCACGTGCTCCAGGCCGTCAGCGCTAAGGGCTGTTTCAGCAGGCGGAGGAAGCGGAGCCTCG TGCTGATGGCGCAGATCACGTGGACAATGCACACGTGGCTGACACCAGTTGTGCCTTGGGGTCTGCTCCGTGGCACCAGTGCG ATGGAAGAAAACCAGATAACCCTGGACAACCTTGGGAGGGGCTCAGATAACCCAGCTTTCAGCTCTGTG GGGGAGGACAGACTCTGTGAGGGATATGATGGTCCATGTGGTGAGACcaaagagaagaggagaggtgAATGGAAAGGGAGATTCTCCTCCTACTGCAG GAAGGCTGTGCAACCGGCTTCCAAGGCAAAGTGCTTCTCCAAGGCTTATGCCAAGGTGTTGAGAAGGGTCATCCTAGCGCTCCTTGGAATAG CCTATCTGTGCTACTTTATTGCTGCCTGCTGGCTCAGCTTCCAGCGAGCCCTTCCTTTGGTTGTGATGACTGCTGTGGTTGTCTTCTTCATCTGCTGGAGCCTCTTCAAGAAGCACTGTGGGGcaaaggtgctgctgctcctcagccccATTTGGAAATGCTTCAAAAAGTCCTGGCTATGGCTGAAATG gctgctgtgggtggcCCTCCTGGGAGGCCTGATCATATGGCTGGCTTTGGACACTGCCAGAAATCCAGAGCAATTCATCTCACTGGCTGGCTTCTGCTTCCTGGTGCTGTTCCTGTTTGCCTGCTCCAAGCACCACAGTGCA GTGTCCTGGAGAGCTGTTTCTTGGGGTCTTGGCTTGGAGTTCATATTTGGACTTCTCATCCTCCGAACAACCCCTGGCATCCAAGCTTTCAAGTGGCTGGGTGACCAGATCCAG TTCTTCCTAGGCTACACCACAGCTGGCTCCAGCTTTGTCTTTGGGAACAGACTTATTGAAGAAGTCTTCGCCTTTCAG ACTTTGCCCattgttgttttcttcagttgtgTGATGTCCATCCTCTACTACCTTGGCATCATGCAGTGGCTCATTGTCAAG ATCTCCTGGATCCTTCAGGTCTCAATGGGCACCACTTCCACTGAGACGCTGAGTGTGGCAGGGAACATTTTTGTGGGGCAG ACTGAAGCCCCGCTGCTCATACGCCCATACCTTGCAGACATGACCTGTTCAGAAATCCACGCTGTGATGACTGGTGGCTTTTCTACAATTGCAGGCAGTGTGATGGGTGCTTACATATCCTTTGGG ATAGATGCGGCATCACTGATAGCAGCTTCCGTGATGGCTGCGCCCTGCGCCCTTGCCATGTCCAAACTTGTCTACCCTGAAGTGGAAGAGTCCAAGTTCAAGGGCAAAGCAAGCATCCGCCTCGCCAAGGG AGAAGAGAGGAACATCCTGGAAGCTGCAAGCAATGGGGCTGCAGCCTCCGTAGTGCTCGTAGCCAACATTGCAGCCAACCTCATTGCTTTCTTGGCGGTGCTGGAGTTCATCAATGCTGCTCTGCGCTGGTTTGGGGAGATGGTAGACATTGAAGGGCTCTCCTTCCAG GTTATCTGCTCCTACGTTCTCATGCCTGTGGCCTTTCTTATGGGGGCAGACTGGGCAGACTCTCCACTGGTGGCTGAGCTCTTGGGGATGAAGATCTTCCTGAATGAGTTTGTGGCGTACCAGCAGCTGGCCACATACAAGAAAAAACGTCTGTCGGGTCTGGAGGAGTGGGATGGGAGCCGGAAGCAGTGGATATCT GAGCGAGCCGAGAACATCACCACCTTTGCACTCTGTGGATTTGCCAACCTCAGCTCCATTGGGATCATGCTGGGAGGTCTGG CCTCCATGGTTCCCCAGCGTAAGGGTGACTTGGCATCTGTCGTGCTGCGAGCCCTACTCACTGGCGTGTGTGTCTCCATGCTCAATGCCTGCCTGGCAG GCCTCCTTCATGTGCCAACAGAGGTGGGTGACTGTGTGACCTTTCTCAGCACTGCCAACTTCAGCTCTACCAGCTACGCCATGTATACCTGCTGCAAGCAGCTCTTTGCCAG CTCGGTGCTTGACAGTGGAATGCTCTCCTTCACTGGAGCCTGGGCCGGCCAGCCAGAAGGCATGCGGTGCCTGACACAGTGCTGTGGGCACTACAACGACACTACCTGTGAGGGGACAACCTAG